In Phosphitispora fastidiosa, the following proteins share a genomic window:
- a CDS encoding DUF4350 domain-containing protein, translating into MCLTGGVVIRTGKTTFLAGLIIINILAALLLQRYFAGTPEYSTYNAGPRGLKALYLLTGELGLTNIRLEDSYRSLSDGVLMRVENRFGGLPAGLEIPSEPEGAVDTLMQWVREGGSLVLFTSWETDLTRALGIELGDSFGGAEVKPEETAFTADAGKLVFAGGRCLEPVKDAEVIARSPKGAVAVSFALGRGRVIVVSDPYPVTNKGISEGDNVIFVANILRVLQPSRVTFDESGGAAAGDAAAGGVARPVVSKTAAAAGVQAAAALLLLYIFWGRRFGRPVPLLRADTGPSAQYVNTMANIYRQGRAREIALESIYAGFWQSLTRALGVPGSIEKKEIINLCRQRREMDSDGLERLLGSVGKLRPGGGLSEAELFALVHDMENWRRENLKHAGYVRH; encoded by the coding sequence TTGTGTCTGACTGGAGGGGTAGTTATCAGAACAGGTAAGACGACATTTCTGGCCGGTTTGATTATAATTAATATTCTTGCCGCACTGCTGCTGCAAAGGTATTTTGCCGGAACCCCCGAATACTCCACCTACAATGCGGGCCCCAGGGGGCTCAAGGCCTTATATCTCCTTACGGGAGAGCTGGGATTAACCAATATCAGACTGGAAGACAGCTACCGGAGCCTTTCCGATGGGGTCCTGATGAGGGTTGAGAACAGGTTTGGAGGTCTGCCTGCCGGGTTAGAGATACCCTCAGAGCCTGAAGGTGCAGTTGACACCCTGATGCAGTGGGTCAGAGAAGGGGGTAGTCTGGTACTTTTTACCTCCTGGGAAACTGATCTGACCCGGGCTTTGGGAATAGAGCTGGGGGATTCTTTCGGTGGTGCGGAAGTAAAACCTGAGGAGACGGCATTTACGGCTGATGCCGGGAAGCTTGTTTTTGCCGGGGGACGTTGTCTGGAGCCTGTTAAGGATGCCGAAGTTATTGCCAGAAGCCCAAAGGGCGCTGTGGCTGTGTCTTTTGCCCTGGGAAGGGGCCGCGTAATAGTGGTATCAGACCCGTATCCGGTAACCAATAAGGGGATTTCGGAGGGTGACAATGTCATCTTTGTGGCAAATATATTACGCGTGCTGCAGCCTTCCCGGGTTACCTTTGATGAGTCCGGAGGGGCCGCTGCAGGAGATGCTGCCGCCGGAGGCGTCGCCCGACCGGTTGTCAGCAAAACTGCCGCCGCCGCCGGGGTCCAGGCAGCTGCTGCACTGCTGCTGCTGTATATCTTCTGGGGGCGGCGCTTTGGGAGGCCTGTCCCGCTGCTGCGGGCTGATACCGGACCTTCAGCCCAGTATGTGAATACAATGGCAAACATTTACAGACAGGGCCGGGCCAGGGAAATTGCCCTGGAAAGTATTTACGCGGGTTTTTGGCAGAGCCTGACCAGGGCCCTGGGTGTTCCCGGAAGCATAGAAAAAAAAGAGATTATCAACCTCTGCAGGCAGAGGAGAGAGATGGACAGTGACGGCCTGGAGCGGCTGCTCGGGTCTGTCGGGAAACTGCGCCCGGGTGGTGGTTTGTCGGAGGCTGAACTGTTTGCTCTGGTACACGATATGGAGAATTGGCGAAGGGAGAATCTGAAACATGCAGGATATGTACGACATTAA
- a CDS encoding AAA family ATPase, whose translation MQDMYDIKDRIVQVRQELAKVVAGQEEVIEELIVGLLMNTGHILLEGVPGTGKTLLVKTLAQAVDCEFKRVQFTPDLMPSDIIGTNVYNFSSGSFTLKKGPVFTSFLLADEINRTPPKTQAALLEVMEEKQVTIDGIGYRLEEPFFVIATQNPIEHEGTYPLPEAQLDRFLMKIIVDYPSREEEKSVLRNYHSGFRADRINEAGVNKVLTPADILIIREKVQAVVVEDAIFDYILAVVEGTRKNYNLMVGASPRASINLLLAGKVLAAITGRGYVVPDDIKRLAAPVLRHRLALKPEAEIEGLTADDVIRLILDSVEVPR comes from the coding sequence ATGCAGGATATGTACGACATTAAAGACAGGATTGTTCAGGTCCGGCAGGAGCTGGCCAAAGTAGTGGCCGGGCAGGAGGAAGTGATTGAGGAATTGATTGTGGGCCTCCTGATGAATACAGGACATATTCTTCTTGAAGGGGTCCCCGGTACCGGGAAGACTCTCCTGGTGAAAACACTGGCCCAGGCGGTAGACTGTGAATTTAAGCGGGTCCAGTTTACCCCTGACCTGATGCCGTCAGATATCATTGGGACAAATGTGTATAATTTCTCATCAGGGAGTTTCACCCTGAAAAAGGGTCCGGTATTTACCAGCTTTCTGCTGGCAGATGAGATCAACCGGACTCCCCCGAAAACTCAGGCCGCGCTTCTGGAGGTCATGGAGGAAAAACAGGTGACTATTGACGGGATCGGATATCGGCTGGAGGAGCCCTTTTTTGTGATTGCTACCCAGAATCCCATTGAACATGAGGGGACCTATCCCCTTCCTGAAGCCCAGCTGGATCGTTTTTTGATGAAGATAATTGTTGATTACCCCTCCCGTGAGGAAGAAAAATCTGTCCTCAGAAATTACCACAGCGGGTTCAGGGCTGACCGGATAAATGAGGCCGGAGTTAATAAGGTCCTTACTCCGGCGGATATTCTCATAATCAGGGAAAAAGTGCAGGCAGTTGTAGTTGAGGATGCCATTTTTGATTACATCCTGGCAGTTGTTGAAGGGACCAGGAAGAACTACAACCTGATGGTCGGGGCAAGCCCCCGGGCGTCAATCAACCTGCTCCTGGCAGGTAAGGTTTTAGCAGCTATAACCGGTCGCGGTTATGTAGTTCCTGATGATATCAAGAGACTTGCTGCGCCTGTATTGAGGCATAGGCTGGCGCTGAAACCGGAAGCCGAGATAGAGGGACTGACCGCAGATGATGTTATCCGTCTGATTCTGGACAGTGTTGAAGTGCCGAGGTGA